The DNA window CAGCATCACTTATCATGCAATAGATGATGTGATGCAGGGAGAGAATTTGGATGTCTTTGTGGATGCTCTTCTTTTGCAACAGGAAATGGATGCAATTGCAACCTTCAGTTCTGATCAATGACGTTTATTACGGGTAATGTCTTACCCGTCTGCAGAATTTTATTTGCCTCATCATTTTCACACATGAAACGGCCATACCCTTTGTTCTCTTGCAAcctgaatctttaaaatattcaacTTCATATTGGTGATGCATGGACTAACAGAGAGGAACAGGCAATTACATTTTCATGACATGTGCTATCGCCTGTTGTATCTTTTACTGATTGTTCTGGGAGCAATTACAGCTTTACAATATTATTATGTAGCGTGTTACACAGATATTATAGGCTTAATTAGAGTTGACATATGTATGGTTGCCCCCACCTGATTTTTAGCAGACTCGATAGCCATGTATTACAAGTTTGCAATTAATATCTTTTTCCCTTACTAAAGCTGTGACTGAGAATGGTTACTCAACATATTTGCATCCAAACTACCAACTGGACTAGTATTAAAGTGTATTTAATCTCATCCAATCCCTGTTTAAAGAAGCTCGTGGGCATGAGATTGACTAGTTTTTAAGTCGTCCTTTGTTGGCATGTGAGCCATTTGGGCCACCTAGACACCGACCCTATATAAACCGGTAAGATAACACCAATCGAGTTGCTTCCACCCAGGAGAAATTGATGGCTCATGCCACTAGACAGACAAAATTCCATGATTGCAATCCTCCGGCTCCTAAACAAAACCAAAACTATTAGAATCATATAAAATTAGATTGCCTAAAATAAAAGTCTATTAGTTTAGCATTAAAATCAAATGACGAATATGACTGGATGGGATTTGGTTGATGCGTGGGCGGTGGGGTACGGTTTTCACCTTTCTTACTCGTCCGGCTGAAATCATTATGTGGGGGCAACAACTTCGTCATGGAAAATGTCGCTACTTCTTTTCTTAAAATGAAATCTTCCCACTTTTTAATTCTTGACTTGAAacaaaaatttttacaaaaaaaaaaattatggactCACGTGAAGCGATgaaaaaaatcattatatttttaaatcattaaGTTGTTAAGTCCTTTTTGAAGTCGACTTGTGAGTTTCAAGTGACGAGTTAAAAATCAGTACAGTGGATCAGTATCCATCAATAAGTAGAAGATTGTACTTTAAATTCAAAGTCAATTTGATGATTAGTATCAGAAATTGAAGAAGAGAACTGTTTGAGTTTTGGTTTGTAAATTCGTGacgtttaaaattatttttgaattgtagaagagaagtAAAATGATAACTTTCAATTGGTGTAATGATTTTAATAGTCTAGtggcttaaatgaaaacttttgaataattcgtTGAGTGATCGAAATGTatatttactaatagtttaataacttTAGTTGTAGTTTACCCTTGATACAATTATATGATGCTAATTGATGTGTTTATTAGGAAAGCCCTCGAATATGGTTAAAATCGATTGGGGGGTCCCAAAAGTGTCCGGACTGAAGGAGACAGGTTAACACATCAATTAAAAGGCAAACCAAAACCTTACCCTAAGAAATGAAGAAGGAGAGTTTTGAGTGGCAACGACGGGGTCCAATAAGGGAAAAAGAAGAGAGGCGGTAAATGTATGTTTTCTTCTGCAACCAAGTCTATTCTAGCCATTAAAAGGTCCTTGAAAATGACCCCCCGTTCTCAACTGTAGTAATTACTTGAGAAAAATCAAGCAAAGATGTAATCCTGCCCACAAAAGTCTCTTTCTTTAGTTTCAAGGTAGAAAAATTTGGGAAAAATGTGATAACTTTTTGTTGGCTTCAAGATAAAATCTTGGTAGATTCGTTTCCATTATTGGGTtttataattactttaatattgcatgtaatGCTGTATTTGCCGGATCTTACAATATTTTAGAATCCGATGCAATGTAATACGTATAGGCAAGAAATGGTTAGTGAAAGTCCTCAAGTTTTGTCTGTTTTCCGCCATTGATTCTCCTGTTTTAGACCCTGATTGATTAAATTAATGGTACCATTATTTTACGTTGAgttcatttttaactttttttaatattttttcatcgCCCATGGTTAGatctaaactaaaaaaaaattccacCCTGTTGTATATTTGACAAAAAGActcatcaaagaaaaaaaaaacaaaaaaggggaAGATTTGCTGCTCAAAACAGGTATCTGACACCTCCCCAAAGACATAGGGGTGTTAGAATCTGGTCTGGAAAATCAAACTTAGTTTACCCTGTCCATTTTTTTCTTCGATGAATCCTAGAATGCAAAGCAATTATTATTAAGTCTTTCATTAATTGCCTCAAAAGAACCATTATTGAATTCGTCAAAGGAAAAAAGGGGTGACATATGGATAAGTTCCCTGATGTTCTGTGTGGTTGGAGCTGGGAGGAGAACAAGTTGTTTGAGCTGGCTTTAGCAGTGGTCGATGAACAACACCCTGATCGTTGGGAAGTGGTAGCCGGCATGGTTGGAGGGGAAAAAACTGCAGAAGATGTGCATAAACATTATGTCATACTTTTGGAGGATTTGCAGTTTATCGAATCGGGTAAACTCGACCATAAACTTGCCGAAACTCAGTCCTGTATTCAACTGGACTGCACTCAATCTGTATGCTGGACTGATGATGATAACAAGTACTCAcgattctttttctttattttcttcttcttctaccaattcttttttattctttttccccTCTCTAATCCATATTCCTTATTCACTAGGATCCTTACAAATCACAGCTAAAGAGAGTAAATTTCGATATACATGCATCTGAGTTTGTTGACCCTATCATTTCTTCACGCATGCATAGCCAACTGGGCCAATTCCCCGCTCAACCTTGTCTTGGCCGTTCATAAAGGGACAAATACAGGAATCCTGTTTTCCAGCCCCAGGGAACAGTGCCTCTCAATCTAGGACATTTCATTGTTTCTACTTACCTTATTTGTTccgttttttctttcttctcctgcATCGTAAATTCATAATGTCAAATTTCATAAGACAGGCATATTTCAGAGTGGTTAATGTGGATCAATGATTCTGCTATATTTATGTGGTTCTACTTCCatgatgatgaatttttaaaCCATAAGCTTTTGTTATCCTCATTTTCTAGCAATCAATTAGTCTAGTTGTAGGCAGATTTGAAGTTGTTCCTTGCATAAGGCCAATCAGAGTTAAAACAGTGCTTTTTTTAGTTTCTGATGTTTAGTTGTTTCTCTGCGCCTTACAGCTTGCTGGTTCGATTAGACATAAATTGATCCCCAGAGCTACTGTATTGCTGGTTTATTATGAAAGCAGATTTGGTCACTGGTGGCTGTGCCAGAACTTACGTCCCACACGAATGCAGGTCATATTAATATATCAATTCTAATGTTATATCCCTTGTTCCTTGATGTAATCACTCTCTTCATTGTAAAAcagaatttatgaaaaaaaaaatcaactttgcAATTTGTAGATAGTAGAAATGGGTCTTTGGGCCTTGTTTATTTGAAGCTGATGTCCCACACTTGTTATACTACTTCTTCAGTAAAAAAATTCCAGTTTTAGGGTGGATTTCTTTCATGAAGGTTGCAAATAATGTGCTAGACTTGTTTTACTCATCTCCCTAGTGATTATTGGTTTGAATCTTAAACACACTCAACAAAATTCCAAATCATATTTGCTTAATATGGATGTGATTTTTACTCTTTGAAGGTGTCTTCCAATTCCGAAATCGACATTAAGGTACCAAGAACTTGATTTCATAAAATATCAGTACTTTGAAGCTAAAAACACCCAGAATTTAGAGTGATAGTTTTTTTTTCCCGAAATCACGAGATAACAAGACAAAATGGAAGCAAAAGCAGATAACATTACATCTGAGGAAATAATAAATCATCATTGTTGCAGTCTTGTCCATTTGCATGAAGCTAGTTCTATTCAAAACCCAGATCAAAGAACACAAGCTTGTTCCAAGCATAAAACATCCAACAGTAGTTTACAGTTGGTAATTGAGGGTGTTGTCCTGGGGTGCAGGTGTGAAGTTCCATTTTCTGAGAAGAAACCTTTCTTTGCCCAAACAACCTGTATCAGAAACCTAGTGGCCATGCCACGGGGTGAATTTAAAAGCTGGATTGTGGCAAACCCTGATATTCTTCCTCTCCTCTATCTATCTCCAGTCTGTCACTTAAAGCAATGCAGCATTTATTCAAGTCTTCTTATTGTGTCATTTCCCCCAATCAATGGTGATAGTGGAAAAAACAATAAGGTTCCTGGAAATGGTTGGAGAATCAAAATGCAAATTTCCATTACCAGTAAAACGAATAATCTCTATACTTGGAATGAAAAGAAtagagagaaaatgaagaaaaaagagcTGGGGCCATTGGGGCTCAACAAAAGTCACCACAATTACCTTGTTAAAAGGTACCTATCATGAACCTGGATCTAAATTACAGTCATAATAATAATTCCAAAATGGAATAAGGtgaaaaagttaaataaaaaaagaggGAGGAAAAAAATGGAGGAGGCAGAGCCAGGGAAGAGGCAGTGCATGGGCGGAGAAACAACAGAATCAGTTGGTAGATCCATCCATGCTCAGCCTGTTCCCTGTCTTTGTCTGTCTCTCCCATCTTTCTCACTCTCTCTCAATATTGACTGTTACCTCATCTTGTTTTGCCTCTGTTGGAATGCCCCCAAAGAAACCTGCCACTCTGATGTCTATGGCTCTATGCTATAATAACCCAAACTCTGAGCTATTTAAGCTAACCCCCCCCCCCCAATAACGTTTACAGTACAACTTGTACTAAACGGACTCTGTACTACAGTACTAGCAACTTCTTTGAGTGCCCGTTGAACATACAAGAACCTATTTTGGTGGGATGAATTTGTACTACACTTGTATCTGCTAGTACTCTCATATTCTCCAATGATACGTTGACTCTTACCAAATAAATTACTTCCATAAAAGAATTTAGTGGTGCCGTTAGCCTAATGCAACCACTTCAAATCTTTGAATAAACAGATTCAGCTTGTCTTGCAGATTTCAAATGGTATGTTGGATTATGATGAAAATCAAACATGGTTGTATTGATTGATAAGAACAATTCGTATTCTATCTATTTGGAGAATATTGGTTTCTTTCTGTAAAAAAAGGATTACTATAGGTATTTGGAAATGGCGAGCTGGTGGTGAAATTCAGATCAAATGTTGGCTGTCGATCTAAGAAATCCACATGAACTAGAATTAGGCCGAGCAACCTTATAGTCATCCAGCTTATTGCACCAAGACAATCACGGTATGTAAGCTTTTGATCAACAGTTTAATTTTGTTAGTTTATTTTCATTTACCAATTTAAATCAATCAATTTAAACCAAAATGTACTCGGTTTTTTTTGTTAATGAACAAACTTGTTTAcgttcatttaaattatttaaagttcatttaaaagctgatttattattaaatcattatatattaatagaattattatCTGGgggcttattttatttatttatttatagtatatttgattttatctaaaatataatatatatatatatttaatatttgtgAACATATTCATTTAATGTTCATGAAATATTTGTTTAACTTAAACGAATAAATATGAGACCAAATAAGcacaaatacaaaattaaaattcttaGTAGGAAGAGGTTTAAAAATAAGATTAACAGCTTTAATCCAAAATTCAAACTTTCAATAAAATTTGATTCCAAGTTGTTtgtttgaaattaaattgaaactaaaacaaataaaaattgaagGATTTGAATTGAAGAATAATAAAAAAGGATAAAGAAACTAAATATAAGTAAAactgaaataaatgataaaaatggtagttttaaaaaaacaaagttgTATCTAGTTCTACATAAATGAACCAATCAATTTCAAGCATAATTAAAGAATTGTATAATATCTCTAATAATCAAATACGAACTTATCAAAATCCGTAGTTTAATATGTGTGTAGGTCGGATCATATAAGAGCTAAACTCATCATCTAATCCaacaaatacatttatttagaaAGTTGAAGAGTGAGTGAAGATAATTTGTATTATGGATCCCTCAATTCCACCTGTAAGATCTCTAAGCTACTTGAACAAGCAAAGAACTTTTGCGAACAAAACGAAAACGAAGGTAAAAGGAAGCATCATCTACGAATATGTATTtacttttcattatatatatttcaaaagtGGGGATGATGAATACATAGGCAACAAAgaatttacaattcaaatatGAATGAGATCAGAAGCATCTCGTTGCCCTTTCTCTCTTTTCTGattccattttctttttatatatcacaatataaaagtaaaaaaattgggATTTCTAACCTGAATGAATGTACAACTCCCCCATGCAAATGCCCTTTTCCAATAACAAGTCTAGAGAATCTCTAGACAAATGAATATAGTTCACTTGGTCTGTTGAATATCACATTTGATATTTTAAGAGATCAGGAAGAGTGATTTTCCCAGAGTTATTTGTATCCAGCTTGCTGAACTGATTGCATATCTGCAATATATCCTTCTCCCTAACCTTCCCCATTTCTTTGAGCTTGTAAATGACATACTCCGATTTACTGCAACCAGAAATTTTAAGCATCACAAGTAAAAGAACTACAAACAAGCCCCATTAGTCTGCTAGAGAATAAATAAACATCCTCATGAATTCATAGACTACAAGCCCTTTAATTTCAAACAAGCAGCACATAGAGTTCATTCCAAAATTACCTAGAAAGATAGAAACCCGACCTGATAAAACCATTGTT is part of the Gossypium hirsutum isolate 1008001.06 chromosome D11, Gossypium_hirsutum_v2.1, whole genome shotgun sequence genome and encodes:
- the LOC107912250 gene encoding protein RADIALIS-like 3 isoform X2, encoding MDKFPDVLCGWSWEENKLFELALAVVDEQHPDRWEVVAGMVGGEKTAEDVHKHYVILLEDLQFIESGKLDHKLAETQSCIQLDCTQSVCWTDDDNKILTNHS
- the LOC107912250 gene encoding protein RADIALIS-like 3 isoform X1, whose product is MDKFPDVLCGWSWEENKLFELALAVVDEQHPDRWEVVAGMVGGEKTAEDVHKHYVILLEDLQFIESGKLDHKLAETQSCIQLDCTQSVCWTDDDNNLLVRLDIN